The genomic DNA CGTTCATCCAGACGGGGGCACAGATTCCCGGGCGGCCGAGCATGGGCGCGTGGCTCAGCTATGGCTTGGGGACCGACAACGAGAATCTGCCGTCGTTTGTGGTCTTGGTGACCAAAGACAAAGGGGGCCAACCGCTGGCCGCGCGGTTATGGGGCAGCGGTTTCCTGCCCGCTCAGCACCAAGGCGTCCAATTTCGATCGGGCGGGGATCCGGTGCTGTACTTGAACAACCCGGCGGGGGTCGATCGGGCGTCGCGGCGGGCAATGCTCGATACGTTGCGAGGACTGCATGAGATGCAAATCGCAGAGACTTCCGATCCGGCGATCGAAGCGCGGATCGCACAACACGAACTCGCCTTCCGGATGCAGGCGTCCGTTCCCGAAGCGACCAACTTTGCCGACGAGAGTCAGCAGGTGATCGATTCGTACGGCCCCGATGCCAAGAACCCAGGAACGTTTGCCGCCAATTGCCTGTTAGCTCGGCGATTGGCTGAGCGTGGCGTTCGCTTTATTCAACTGTACCATCAAGGCTGGGACCAGCACGGTGGTCTGCCCGGCGGGATCAAGCGGCAGTGTAGCGAAACTGATCAACCGGCCGCGGCGTTGGTCCAGGACCTCAAGCGGTGCGGTCTCTTGGAGGATACGCTCGTCGTCTGGGCTGGCGAATTTGGTCGGACCAATTATTGCCAAGGCAAGCTCTCAGCGACAAACTTTGGCCGCGATCACCATCCGCGATGCTTCACGATCTGGATGGCAGGTGGCGGAATCAAGCCGGGGATCACTCACGGTCATACCGATGACTTTTCCTATAACGTCACCGAAAACCCGGTTCATATCCATGATCTGCAAGCGACGATCCTGCATCAATTGGGGATCGATCACGAGCGGTTAACGTTCCGTTACCAAGGCCGCCGGTTCCGATTGACCGATGTCCACGGGCATGTAATCAAGCCGATCCTGGCGTAGTCGTGCTGCGTCGGAGCCGAAGGCTCACATCCCCTACGTCCCTCGGACGTTCCCGTACCAACGCAGGTGCATTCGGTCGCAGTACTGAAACCCTTGCTGGTCGCACCAGGGACGCAGCCACGATTCGTGCGCGTCCAACTCCGCCGTCGAACGCGACTGAGGCATGATCCAGACCTTCGCGGGATCGACCTCGGGCTGCAATTGATCGACCATCTGTTGGACCTCTTCCTGCTCGCTCGGCTGGTCGACAACAAACTTCAGCTGATAATCGGGCGATTCAACCATCAACCGACGAACGACATCGACCGCCCAGCGGCGACGATCATGCTGCTGCTGCCACTTTTCACTGAGGCTGCCATCGCGGGGGCGGCTGCCCGCCAGTTTGGGGCTGATCGACATCAAGTCGCAGGCTGTATCTTGGTAGATCGTGCCGGCGGTTTCGATGGTCGTATGCAGTCCGCGGTCGGCCAGTTCCCGGCAAAGCGTAACGATTTCGGGGAAGAGCATCGGTTCGCCGCCGGTCAATACGACGTGGGAGACCTCCAATCGCAGAACATCGGCGACGATGCTATCGATCGATTGCTGAGCTCCTTCGGGATTCCAGGAGGCGTGGGGCGTGTCGCAGAACCAGCATCGCAGGTTACAACCGCTGACTCGGATGAATGCGCTGGATGTTCCCGTTAGAAGGCCCTCGCCTTGTCGACTGGCATAAAGTTCGGCAATGCGCAACGTACCCCCTTTCGCCTCCGAGAGCGAATGCGACAATGGCCGGTTTAATTCAGGAGAATGCGAAGTGTCCACTGATTTCGGTGATCTGCTAGAAACGTTTGATAACCCGTACGCTGGTCGAAACTACACGATCGAACACACGTGCCCCGAGTTTACTTCGGTCTGTCCGAAGACGGGACAGCCCGATTTCGGCACGTTGGTTTTTACTTACGTTCCCAACGAACTGTGTATCGAACTGAAAAGCTTGAAGATGTATCTGCAACGATACCGCAATGAGGGTATCTTCTACGAACACATTACCAATCGGATCATGGACGACTTTGTGAATGCCGTAAAGCCACGTTGGGCGAATTTAGAGAGTCGTTGGACGCCACGCGGTGGTTTGTCCAGCGTGATCGTGGTCGAATATCCTGATTCCGAAGACGAATAAATCGCCCGCTTCCCACCTTTCCTTTTTCAAACTGAAACTGAGTAATCACGTCATGCCTGCCTCTGCTCCTTCCGTTCTGCTTTCTGGATTTTCCGACGAAGCCGCGATCGACAAGACCGCCGTTCAACAGTTCGCCGCCTTTGCCGCTTTGGGCATGAAATGGTTTTCGCTGCGATTCATCGACGCGGGCGACGGCATCAAAAACGCGATGCAATTGACCGACCCCGAGATCAAGACCATCCGCGAACTGATGGACGCCTACGGCCTCCGCGTCGCAACTCTCGGTTCGCCGATCGGCAAAGTGAAACTGAAAGACGTCGACGACGGAACCAGTAACCGCTACGTCCCCTTCGAAGAATATTTGAAGACCGAAGTCGTCCGCGCCTGCGAACTCGCAACCGCTTTCGATTGCAAACTGATCCGCGGGTTCTCCTATTACCACCCCAAGGGGACCAAGCCCGAGGAACACCTGAGCCAAGCTTGCGATCAACTGGGCAAGATCGCGGAAGTCTGCGACTCCTACGGGCTGACTTACGGTTTGGAAGTCGAAGCGAATCTGATCGGGCAGACCGGTCAACTGATGGCTCAACTGCACGAAGGCGTCAACCATCCGGCGTTGGTCACGATTTTCGACGGTGCCAACATCAGCACTCAAGGTTTTTCGGCCGACCAAGTTTACGAACAGTACCTGGCGATGAAGCCAGGCCTGGGCTGGTTGCACATCAAGGACTACCACGACCCAAGCCCGACGGGACGCATCCATCACGTCGACGAAGCTTCGCTGAAGAACTTCGTTCCCGCCGACCGTGGCGATTGTGGCCACGAAGCGATCCTGCGCGACCTGGCAGCCTACATGCCAGAAGTCGAAGCGCGGATGGCCAAGCGTGGTGCTCCGGGCGTTGTTTGCGACCTGGAACCACACGTCAAGGGTGGCGGCCAGTTCGGTGGATTTAGCGGACCCGACGGCTTTGGCGTTGCGATGCGTGGCCTGTGTCGAGTACTTGATTACGTCGGGATCGATTACGAAACACGATCCTTCGACGATATCAAAGCCTCGATCTAAACGGGTTTCGCTCATGCGTCCGCTGCTCGCTTGCCTGATTCTGCTCGCCATCCCACGGCTCGCCCTGGGATGTTTGTTCTGCGAAGCCTTGGCAAGCACGTTGTCGGACGATATCCGTGAATCAGCCGCGTGCGTGATCGCTCAATGGGATCGCGACGCGGCCGCGCCGGCATCCGACGTCGGGATGCAGTTGGCCAAATTCCGAGTCACCAAAGTGCTCAAAGGTGACGGGCGGATCGGTTCGCAAGTCGATGCCTACATCCTGCCCGAAGAGCCACCGACCGGCCCCGTGCTGCTGTTTGCTTTTGGCGACCCCGATGCACCGCAGTGGTCGGCTCCGCTGCCGCTGGCTCCCGTTTCCGTAAAATATCTCAACGGCCTGCAGACCGCTCCGGCCGCTGGCAGCGATCGCCTCGGCTACTTCTTGCCCTTTCTTGTCGCCGAAGATCGGCATGTCGCCGACGACACGTACAACGAATTCGCACGATCTCCTTTCGCCGACATCCAGGGGCTAGGCGATCGGCTCGACCGTCAGTGGGTGCTCGATAACCTGCAGTCCTATCTGAAAGACGACACGACACCACCGCATCGCATCCGATTGATGTGGACGCTGTTGAGCGTGTGTGGCGAGCCGGAAGATGTTGCATTGTTCGAACGGGTGACCAAGGATAAGACGATCGACCGCAACGCGATCGGTTGGGACGCAGCGATGGGCTGCTACATGTCGTTGGCGGGGCCTGCGGGTTTGGAGCAGGTGAAGCAGTTATTGAGCAGCAGCGACGACGAGCAAACGCTTTTCATGGCGCTGAACGCCATCCGTTTTCACGCCGTCGAGACGAAGCGGTTTGACCAAACGGAACTCGCCACGGCGCTGCATCCTTTGCTGCGGAACGTTCGCTTGGCAGCTTACGTGATCCCCGACCTGGCGCGCATGGAAGACTGGACCGTCGGCCCGCGACTGTTGGAACTGTATGCGTTGCCCGATGCCGCTCCGATTCGGATCCACATCGTCAACTATTTCCGCACCTCCCCACGCCCCGACGCCGCTCAATCCCTAGCGACCTGCCGCGAGATCGATCCGGTCGCCGTTCGCCGGGCCGAACTTCTATTTGGTACCCTGCGTCCACGTCCAAACGAGTAGTCGCGAATCGGTGCAATAGGGCGGCGAGGATGACCGTTCCCCGTTGGAATCCCTCTTCTTTGACCCGTTGGCTGTCGCGCGCCTTGATGCTCCTGGTGTTGGGAGGCAGAGAAAGCGTGCCCGTCGCGGTGCCTCGAAACGCTCCAAAAAGCGAATCCGCGAGGGCGTAACGATCGTTTTTCGATTTTCTGAGAACTGATGCCACGAACTTGGCGTCTATGCACGAGCATTGCCCCTGTATTTGGGGACGTTCAGGCAAAACACTCTTCTCGGCGCAAGGCGATCCAGCGATGTTGCGAGCTCCATTTCTTCTGCTGCTGTGTTCAGTGGCACTTGTCGGTCTTGATTTAGTTCCCGTTGTCGCAGCTCCTCAGGAGCCGAGCGAAACCCCGCAGCCGCAAGCCGAACAGGACGAAGCGTCACCCGAAACGGAAGCTGCCGAATCGGATGACACGGACGATTCGGCGGATGTTGGTGACGGCGCCGATTCGGAAGCAGAAAAGCCGCTCCGCGAGCAGACGATCTACATTCCGTATTCGAAGATCCGCGGGATCTTTGAAAAAGAGGGCCGTGGCGTCTTTATTCCGTATGAGCAATTCCAATCGCTGTGGCAGCGGGCCCGCGCGGCAACACATCGACCGCCCGACGATCCCAAGCCTCCCGTCGACGCGTTGATCAGTGAGATCAACAGCGAAGCGGAAGTCGAAAAGGATGTCGTGCGAGTGACGGCGACGCTGCAGATCGAACTGCTTGGCAAAGGCTGGCACGAGATCCCGCTGCGACTGGGCGACGCAGCAATCCTAGCGGCGAAAGTCGGCGACGATCCGGCACGAATCATGCCCAGCGAAGGCGGCTACAAGCTGCTGATCGAAAAGTCGGGGAAATCGGCCGACCGCGTCACGGCAGAGATTACCTACGCCAAAGCGTTTACGAAATCGCCGGGGCGTAATTCGGTCGAATTCCTCGCCCCGCAAGCACCGGTGAACCAGTGGCGGATCCGCGTCCCGCAGGCTGGTGTCAAAGTGAACATCCATCCGATGATCGCCGCCACCGAAGAGACACGCCAGCCGAGCGATGCGGTATCCGATGACGACGCTGCGAACAGCGACGACGATGACGCAGAAAAGCGGCCAGCGGCCGACGAGACGGTGGTGCTGGCTTTTGTCGGCGCCGCC from Rosistilla carotiformis includes the following:
- a CDS encoding DUF1501 domain-containing protein, which codes for MKCTGFESPLGTSRRQLLQQFGMGLGSIALADLVNPSVSAAATPSGIDHAPRAKRVIFLFQAGGPSQIDMFDHKPELNARHGSELPDEIRGTQRLTGMSGNQASLPLVGSPFKFQQYGESGATVSELLPHTAAIADDLCFIKSVHTEAINHGPGVTFIQTGAQIPGRPSMGAWLSYGLGTDNENLPSFVVLVTKDKGGQPLAARLWGSGFLPAQHQGVQFRSGGDPVLYLNNPAGVDRASRRAMLDTLRGLHEMQIAETSDPAIEARIAQHELAFRMQASVPEATNFADESQQVIDSYGPDAKNPGTFAANCLLARRLAERGVRFIQLYHQGWDQHGGLPGGIKRQCSETDQPAAALVQDLKRCGLLEDTLVVWAGEFGRTNYCQGKLSATNFGRDHHPRCFTIWMAGGGIKPGITHGHTDDFSYNVTENPVHIHDLQATILHQLGIDHERLTFRYQGRRFRLTDVHGHVIKPILA
- the queF gene encoding preQ(1) synthase — encoded protein: MSTDFGDLLETFDNPYAGRNYTIEHTCPEFTSVCPKTGQPDFGTLVFTYVPNELCIELKSLKMYLQRYRNEGIFYEHITNRIMDDFVNAVKPRWANLESRWTPRGGLSSVIVVEYPDSEDE
- a CDS encoding 7-carboxy-7-deazaguanine synthase QueE, giving the protein MRIAELYASRQGEGLLTGTSSAFIRVSGCNLRCWFCDTPHASWNPEGAQQSIDSIVADVLRLEVSHVVLTGGEPMLFPEIVTLCRELADRGLHTTIETAGTIYQDTACDLMSISPKLAGSRPRDGSLSEKWQQQHDRRRWAVDVVRRLMVESPDYQLKFVVDQPSEQEEVQQMVDQLQPEVDPAKVWIMPQSRSTAELDAHESWLRPWCDQQGFQYCDRMHLRWYGNVRGT
- a CDS encoding sugar phosphate isomerase/epimerase family protein, translating into MPASAPSVLLSGFSDEAAIDKTAVQQFAAFAALGMKWFSLRFIDAGDGIKNAMQLTDPEIKTIRELMDAYGLRVATLGSPIGKVKLKDVDDGTSNRYVPFEEYLKTEVVRACELATAFDCKLIRGFSYYHPKGTKPEEHLSQACDQLGKIAEVCDSYGLTYGLEVEANLIGQTGQLMAQLHEGVNHPALVTIFDGANISTQGFSADQVYEQYLAMKPGLGWLHIKDYHDPSPTGRIHHVDEASLKNFVPADRGDCGHEAILRDLAAYMPEVEARMAKRGAPGVVCDLEPHVKGGGQFGGFSGPDGFGVAMRGLCRVLDYVGIDYETRSFDDIKASI